From the genome of Sphingobacterium kitahiroshimense, one region includes:
- a CDS encoding SusC/RagA family TonB-linked outer membrane protein, which produces MIKHTTNFVVAAALCLSSSALYAQSTIKGKVVDERNTAIQGATITDISSKKQVQTDVNGLFEFPSNENTVTLQIQYIGFETKTIQANISGLNTIQLSPTSSQLNEVVVTALGISREKRSLGYAVQEVKGTELQTRPTNALSALSGKVAGLQVTTSGGNMGGSSSVLLRGINSISNNNQPLYVVDGTPIDNTDFNSSSTINGSAGKDIGNMIQDLNPDDIENISVLKGATAAALYGSRAANGVIMITTKRASKGEKVEISLNTGIDFENITRLPKRQHLYGQGYSTNFQTQKINGKDYKIVDYASDESWGPKLDGTPVLQWYNLNPEDEANYLNPTPWLYPKNDVSYFFRTGIANTNNFAIAGNSGSTNYRFSYTNKNVEGTTPNSSLTRNAFNFSGGTQLGKVKITSNFNYIRNSSIGRPWTGASNRNIILEAFQWGAVQVDYKILENYKRADGTPLAWNRTGWQNTPAAEATRFIDNPYWSAYESYMEDSRDRFYGNIGAEYNVNSWLTVGAKVHGDIYSLQAQDRIAVYSRSTSQYEETNNKLNEYNYEFIATAKKNWDKFSLVAFAGGNIRDKSWQNNYAITQGGLILPNYYNLKNANSVKIDNFKYHKRIASVFGSASFGYNDLFYLDATIRNDWSSTLPSSNWSYIYPSLAGSFVFSNLEPFKNLPWLSFGKVRLGWSDVGNDTEPYQLAKLYEAEQSFEGSPSYTAPAIKPNDQLVPERTGSWETGINFQLFKNRLGLDVTYYNNTTRNQIFPVPVSSSFGYEAKWLNAGKMNNKGIEIVLNGTPIKTENFSWDATINWAKNKNKVVKLDDQVNTLNLSNSLVQLVAREGQSYGQFLGNDFVYASDGQRVIQADGTYMKTSQLVPLGSILPDFTFGFQNSFHYKNFNLGFLVSGRVGGKFFSQTYKVGMYSGILDKTAANNIRETGIVLDGVKGDVAFNSDGTYDVTNIQQNTTNITAQQWARNEYNGPTTFSIFDATFVKLREVTLGYNFKLTNTKVIKNIGVNVYGRNLWNIYTKSKYIDPEFTSSGGNVQGIEGGNIPLPVTYGFNLNLKF; this is translated from the coding sequence ATGATAAAACATACAACAAATTTTGTCGTAGCAGCAGCGCTTTGCCTCAGTTCAAGCGCACTATATGCACAATCTACCATAAAAGGAAAAGTAGTTGACGAGCGCAATACAGCCATTCAAGGCGCTACTATTACTGATATTTCAAGTAAAAAGCAGGTTCAAACAGATGTAAATGGTTTATTTGAATTTCCGTCAAACGAAAATACGGTTACACTACAAATACAATACATTGGATTTGAAACTAAAACGATTCAAGCAAATATTTCAGGCTTAAATACGATACAGTTATCACCTACTAGTTCACAGCTTAACGAAGTTGTTGTAACTGCATTAGGTATATCAAGAGAGAAAAGATCTTTGGGATATGCTGTACAAGAAGTAAAAGGAACTGAGTTACAAACTCGCCCTACCAATGCGTTAAGTGCATTATCAGGAAAGGTTGCTGGTCTTCAAGTTACAACTTCAGGTGGAAATATGGGCGGTTCATCCTCCGTCTTGCTCCGCGGCATCAATTCAATCTCAAACAATAACCAGCCTCTCTACGTAGTTGATGGTACGCCTATTGACAATACAGACTTTAATTCAAGTTCTACAATCAATGGTAGCGCGGGAAAAGATATAGGTAACATGATTCAGGATCTTAATCCAGATGATATTGAAAATATCTCTGTATTAAAAGGGGCGACAGCAGCAGCACTATATGGATCGAGAGCAGCAAACGGTGTTATTATGATCACCACAAAACGTGCATCAAAGGGTGAAAAGGTCGAAATATCTCTTAATACTGGTATTGACTTTGAGAATATTACCAGATTGCCCAAAAGACAACATCTTTACGGCCAGGGTTATTCGACCAATTTTCAAACTCAGAAAATCAATGGAAAAGATTATAAGATTGTCGATTATGCTTCCGATGAAAGCTGGGGTCCAAAACTTGATGGAACACCGGTGTTACAATGGTATAACCTCAACCCTGAAGATGAAGCGAATTATCTGAATCCAACACCTTGGCTTTATCCAAAAAATGATGTTAGCTATTTTTTCAGAACTGGAATAGCTAATACCAACAATTTTGCCATTGCAGGTAACAGTGGTAGCACCAATTACCGCTTTTCATACACCAATAAAAATGTAGAGGGTACCACCCCGAATTCAAGTTTGACACGAAATGCATTTAATTTTTCTGGTGGCACACAATTGGGAAAAGTCAAAATAACCTCCAATTTTAATTACATCCGTAACTCTTCTATAGGCCGCCCATGGACTGGTGCTTCCAATAGAAATATTATTCTTGAAGCTTTCCAGTGGGGTGCAGTACAAGTCGACTATAAAATACTTGAAAACTACAAACGTGCAGATGGAACACCATTAGCTTGGAACCGTACAGGCTGGCAAAATACACCTGCTGCTGAAGCAACTCGTTTTATCGACAATCCGTACTGGTCAGCATATGAATCTTACATGGAAGACAGTAGAGATCGTTTCTATGGAAATATCGGAGCTGAATACAATGTGAATAGCTGGTTAACCGTGGGAGCAAAGGTACATGGTGATATCTATTCATTGCAAGCACAGGACCGTATTGCCGTATACTCGCGAAGCACATCGCAATATGAAGAAACAAACAATAAACTCAATGAGTATAATTATGAGTTTATAGCGACTGCTAAAAAGAACTGGGATAAATTTTCACTTGTGGCATTTGCTGGTGGAAATATCCGAGACAAAAGCTGGCAAAATAACTATGCTATAACCCAAGGAGGATTAATTCTACCTAATTACTATAATTTAAAAAATGCAAATTCTGTTAAAATAGATAATTTCAAATATCACAAACGCATCGCTTCAGTTTTTGGAAGTGCCTCTTTTGGATATAATGATTTATTTTATTTAGATGCTACAATTCGTAATGACTGGTCCTCAACGCTTCCTTCTTCAAATTGGTCCTATATTTATCCATCTTTAGCGGGAAGTTTTGTTTTTAGTAATCTAGAACCATTTAAAAATTTGCCATGGTTAAGTTTTGGTAAAGTTCGATTGGGTTGGTCGGATGTAGGTAATGATACGGAACCATATCAACTTGCAAAATTGTATGAGGCAGAACAATCTTTTGAAGGTTCCCCTTCTTATACAGCACCAGCAATAAAACCAAACGATCAACTTGTTCCTGAACGGACAGGATCATGGGAAACGGGTATCAACTTTCAGTTATTCAAAAACCGTCTAGGTTTGGACGTTACGTATTACAACAACACGACAAGAAATCAAATTTTCCCAGTTCCAGTATCTTCGTCTTTTGGATATGAAGCCAAATGGCTTAATGCAGGTAAGATGAATAATAAAGGTATCGAAATTGTTCTTAATGGTACTCCGATCAAAACAGAAAACTTTAGTTGGGATGCAACAATAAACTGGGCAAAAAATAAAAACAAAGTTGTTAAACTAGACGACCAAGTCAATACGCTAAATTTAAGCAATTCCTTAGTCCAATTAGTGGCAAGAGAGGGACAATCTTACGGTCAATTTTTGGGTAATGATTTTGTTTATGCTTCCGATGGACAACGTGTCATTCAAGCAGATGGCACCTACATGAAGACCTCACAATTAGTACCATTAGGATCAATTCTTCCTGACTTTACTTTTGGTTTTCAAAATAGCTTTCATTACAAAAACTTCAATTTAGGATTTCTAGTATCCGGTCGTGTTGGAGGTAAATTCTTCTCACAAACCTATAAGGTAGGTATGTATTCCGGTATTCTGGATAAAACAGCCGCCAATAATATACGTGAAACAGGAATTGTACTTGATGGAGTTAAAGGTGACGTTGCATTTAATAGCGATGGGACATACGATGTAACTAATATTCAACAAAACACAACTAATATCACTGCTCAACAATGGGCACGTAATGAATACAATGGTCCGACTACATTTTCAATTTTTGACGCTACATTTGTTAAATTAAGAGAAGTTACCTTAGGTTATAATTTCAAATTGACCAATACCAAAGTCATTAAAAATATTGGTGTAAATGTCTATGGCCGTAATCTTTGGAATATTTATACCAAAAGTAAATACATTGATCCCGAGTTTACTTCCAGTGGCGGTAATGTCCAAGGCATTGAAGGAGGAAATATTCCTTTGCCTGTCACTTATGGTTTCAATTTGAATCTTAAATTCTAA